TTCCCCTGAAGCCGGCGGCTGAAATCCGTCGGCCATAGAGGCGAGAAATTATTTCTCCAGCGGAGTTTACTTTTCACGGCGTATTGTGTATGCTTGTTCGCGGGTCCAGGGCCCGACACTATGATCATCCAGATAAGGAGAAACAATCATGGCAGATGATAGCATCCAGGTACTGTCGACGGAGAAAAGGACCTTCCCTCCGTCAAAGGAATTCAGCCAAAAGGCGCATATCAAGAGCATGCAGGAGTACGAGCAGCTCTATAAGCGCTCCGTCGACGACCCCGAGAAGTTCTGGGGAGAGATGGCGGACAAGAACCTCACGTGGTTCACGAAGTGGACCAAGGTCCTCGATTATGATTTTCACAAACCCTATATCAAGTGGTTCATCGGCGGGAAGCTGAATGCCTCGGTGAATTGTCTCGACCGCTTCATCAATACCCCCACGCGCAACAAGGCGGCGCTCATTTGGGAGGCGGACGGGGGAACCTACAAGACCTTTACCTATCAACAGCTGTACTACGAGGTGAACCGCTTCGCCAATGTTCTCAAGAAGAAGGGCGTCAAAAAGGGCGACCGGGTCACCATCTATTTGCCGATGATCCCGGAGCTTGCCATCTCCATGCTGGCCTGCGCCCGGGTGGGCGCTATCCACAGCGTGGTGTTCGGCGGTTTTTCCGCGAAGGCGATGCGTGATCGCATCCAGGACTGTCAGTCGTCCATGGTGATCACCGCGGACGAAGGGGTCCGCGGCGGCAGGTACGTGCCCTTGAAGGCCAATGCCGACGAAGCAATTCTCGAATGCCCGACCGTCAAGGACATGATCGTGGTCCAGCGGGCAGGCACCGGCAAGGTCAACATGGAACCGGGCAGGGACACGTGGTGGCATGAGGATATGGCCGGCAAGGACATCACCAACTACTGCGAGCCCGAGAAAATGGACGCGGAGGACCCGCTCTTCATCCTGTACACCTCCGGCTCCACGGGCAAGCCCAAGGGCGTGCTGCACACCACGGCGGGATACATGCTCTTTACCAATTTGAGCTTCCGGTGGATCTTCGACTACCATGATGAGGACATCCACTTCTGCACTGCCGACATCGGGTGGGTCACGGGCCACAGTTATATCCTTTACGGACCGCTTTCGAATGGAGCGACGTCGCTCATGTTCGAGGGCATCCCGAGCTATCCCGACCCGGGCAGGTTCTGGGACATTGTTGACAAGCACCGGGTAAACATCTTCTATACCGCCCCGACGGCGATCAGGGCGCTCATGAAGGAAGGCGAGAGCTGGGTGGCCAAGCATGAACTTTCATCGCTGAAGGTCCTCGGGTCGGTCGGCGAGCCCATCAACCCCGAGGCATGGATGTGGTACCACAAGAACGTGGGCCATGAAAAGCTCCCGATCGTGGACACCTGGTGGCAGACCGAGACCGGCGGCATCC
This genomic window from Nitrospirota bacterium contains:
- the acs gene encoding acetate--CoA ligase; its protein translation is MADDSIQVLSTEKRTFPPSKEFSQKAHIKSMQEYEQLYKRSVDDPEKFWGEMADKNLTWFTKWTKVLDYDFHKPYIKWFIGGKLNASVNCLDRFINTPTRNKAALIWEADGGTYKTFTYQQLYYEVNRFANVLKKKGVKKGDRVTIYLPMIPELAISMLACARVGAIHSVVFGGFSAKAMRDRIQDCQSSMVITADEGVRGGRYVPLKANADEAILECPTVKDMIVVQRAGTGKVNMEPGRDTWWHEDMAGKDITNYCEPEKMDAEDPLFILYTSGSTGKPKGVLHTTAGYMLFTNLSFRWIFDYHDEDIHFCTADIGWVTGHSYILYGPLSNGATSLMFEGIPSYPDPGRFWDIVDKHRVNIFYTAPTAIRALMKEGESWVAKHELSSLKVLGSVGEPINPEAWMWYHKNVGHEKLPIVDTWWQTETGGILITPLPGAMTTKPGSATRPFPGVVPSVVKEDGSPAKANEGGYLVIDKPWPGMLRGTYGDPENKRIKEVYFSRFPGKYFTGDGARVDEDGDYWLMGRVDDVINVSGHRLGTAEVESALVSHEAVAEAAVVGYPHDIKGEGIYVYVTLKDGFKPSDDLKKVLTGHVRSVIGPIATPDKMQFAPGLPKTRSGKIMRRILRKIAHGQMDELGDTSTLADPSVVDNLVKGKL